CGTCCGTCCGGTCTTCCTCACCTTTGACGGCGAAGTGGCCGAGGGTCAGCCCTTCGCCCACATGGTGCCGAACCTCACCATGGTCGGGGCGCTTCGCGGCGCCTGCGAACGCTTGGGCATCCCGATCAAGCATGGGCTCAGCGCCACCGTATTCGCAACCGACGACAACAAGACCACCCTTACCCTTTCGGATGGCAGCACGCTGGAAACGCGGCTTCTGGTGGCCTGCGACGGCGTGCGTTCGAAGCTGCGCGACATGGCCGGCATCAAGACCGTCAATTGGGATTACGGCCAGTCCGGTATCGTCGTTACCGTCGAGCATGAGCGCCCGCATGGCGGCTGCGCCGAGGAGCATTTCCTGCCCTCCGGCCCCTTCGCCATCCTGCCCTTGAAGAACAACCGCTCCTCGCTCGTCTGGACGGAACGCACCTCCGATGCCGAACGGCTGGTCGCCTCGGACGATCTCGTCTTCGAGGAGGAGCTGGAACGTCGATTCGGCCACAAGCTCGGCGCGCTGCACGCTATCGGCGAGCGCCGCGCCTTCCCGCTCGGCCTCACTCTTGCCCGCGCCTTCGTCGCGCCGCGCTTCGCGCTGGCCGGCGACGCTGCCCACGGCATCCACCCGATCTCCGGCCAGGGCCTCAATCTCGGCTTCAAGGATGTGGCGGCCCTTGCCGAGACCATCGTCGAAGCCGACCGCCTCGGCCTCGACATCGGCTCGATCAACACCCTAGAACGCTACCAGACCTGGCGCCGCTTCGACACCTTCCGCATGGGGGTGACGACCGACGTGCTGAACCGGCTGTTTTCCAATGACAACACGCCGCTGCGCATCGCACGCGACTTCGGGCTGGGGATCGTCGACCGGCTGCCCAGCCTCAAATCCTTCTTCATCGGCCAGGCGGCCGGCACCACGGCAAAGGACAATCCGCGGCTGCTGACTGGCGAGGCGATCTGACAAGTCGGGGTCGAATCGCCAATCTCTGAAGCGGAAATCCTCTATGCGAGGTTCCGCATCTCGGCATCCATCCAGCTGCAGAATTGCCGGACCGCTCTCGATTCCGAGCGGCGCCGGTAGCGATAGGTGCCGGTTTCGACTGGTTCGTAGCCAGGCAGATTTATCAGCGCACCCGATTTCATTTCCCGGCCCGTGAGGATGGTCGGTGCGAGCAGCACTCCGAGGCCGGCGACGCAGGCATGAAGCGCAGCGTCGTCCGTGTCGAAGGCATGGCCGAAGGAAAGATCTGCCGGTGAAAGACGGAACGCCTCGCACCAGAGCTGCCAGTCCCAGTTGCCCACACAGCATTGCAAAGCCGGCAGGCGCGAAACGGCAATCTCCCGATGATTGGCATCTTTCGCCAGCAGGCCAGGAGAAACGACCGGACGGCGCAAGTCGCGCGCAAGGAACTCCCATCCTTCGGCGACTTCCCCTATCCGGAAATGTCGAATGCTGACATCCGAGTCGGGAACGGCTGGAAAACCGCGCGCGGAACTCGTTTCCACCCGGACGCGCACCTGCGGGCAGAGAGCGCGAAAGCGATCCAGTGACGGAATGAGCCAGCGCAGCGCAAGCGATGTGGTGGCGTGGACGCCGATTTCGTTTTCGTCGCGATAAAGAGCCTCGGCCGAGCGTTCGATGAGCCCGATCGCCGGCGCGACCTCCTGATAGAACCGCCGCCCTATTTCGGTGAGGGAGACGGTGTTGTTTCCCCGGCGGAAGAAAATCACCCCTAACTCGTCTTCAAGCTTTTTGAGCTGGTGGCTCACCGCGCCAGATGTCACGCCAAGCTCGCTACCGGCCGCTGTCAGGCTTCCGGTGCGCGCCACGATCGCAAACACCCTGATGGCATTGAGCGAGATACGGTGCCGCTCCTGCATGAATTTTCCTCAATCTCCCCTCAAATTCCTCGTTTGAGCATCACGCGAAAATCGCGCACAAGCAGATGCAAAATGCCAATGGATCCGCAGCAAAGTCAAACCAGCCGTCCCAAATTCGTAGCATGGCTGCCGTTTAAAGGCAGCAATACTTTCTTTGCATTTTGCCGACTGACCAACCTGCTCGTCTTTCGCATTCCGCCAGAAATAAAAGCTGCTCCGCCAAAGGTCTTTGATGCCTCGCCTTCGATATCGCTACCGCGATCCGATCACGCTTTCCGCGCCGATTGCGTGGATGCCATTCCGCTCACCCATAGTTCGCGCCGTTGCCGCACTGTCGCTCACACAGCTCATCGGCTGGGGCTCTACCTTCTATCTGCCAGCGGTGATTGGGCCTGCCATGGCCCACGAACTGGGCGTTGGCCTGCCCATGGTCATGGCTGGACCGACGATCATGCTTGTTGTCATGGCGATGGTGTCCTGGCCGCTAAGCTCGATCTTCGAACGCCACGGCGCCCGCCCGATTATGACCTGGGGGGGCGCTCTGGGCGCTGGCGGACTGCTGATCCTGGGGCTCGCCCACGGTCCGATCCTCTATATTCTTTCATGGTTGACCCTCGGCCTCGCCGGCACTTGCATGTTGACGACACCGGCACAGATTGCAGTCAGCGAAATCGCCGGCGATACAGCGCGTCGGGCACTCGGCGTTCTGATCCTGGCAGGCGGGCTGACATCGACGATCGTCTGGCCGTTGACCGGCCTTCTGCAGGATCAATGGGGCTGGCGCGCTACAACGCTTTTCTTTGCCGCGCTGATGCTGTTTGTCTGCGCGCCGCTGCATTGGACCACGCTTGCCCGTCAACCCAAGGAGAAATCGGCTAAGAAGGCCGCGCTGGAGCCTGCCCCCATCCATGAGCCGAGTTTCACCTTGCTGGCCGCAAGCTTTGCCGCCAACGGCTTCGTTACCTGGGGATTTGCCCTGACGATCATCATCCTCTTCGAGGCTGCTGGTCTCGATCATGCCAGCGCGCTGGCGGCAGCAGCCTTCATCGGCATTGCGCGATGGGCGGGCCGCATGGTCGATTTACTCGGCAGCCGGCGCTGGTCGGGCTTTACCATCGGTCTCACGGGCTCTGCGCTGTTTCCCTTGAGCTTTGCGGTTCTTCTGCTGAGCAATAGCTTCACGGGCGCCATGCTTTTCGCCACACTTTACGGCATTGCCAGCGGCATCACCGCCGTTACCCGCGCCACGCTGCCGCTGCAGATTTTTCCCACCGGCACTTACGCCCGCGCATCGGCACGACTGGCGGTCCCTCTCAATCTCTCCTATGCAGCGGCGCCACCATTATTCACCACCGCGGTGACCTACGCCGGCCCACAGGCTGCACTATGGCTGGCCATGGCGATCTCGAGCATTGCATATTGCACCCTGCTCAGCCTTTTGCTGGTGCATCGCCGAGTGAATGACACGTCTCAACCGAGCTGAACCAGCAGCCTCAATCCTCGATACGTCTTGCTTCCGAAATCAGCATGATCGGAATGCCGTCGCGGATCGGATAGGCGAGGCGCGCGTTTTCCGAGATCAGCTCGTTCTTTTCCCGGTCGTAGCTCAGCCGCCCCTTGGTCAGCGGGCAGACGAGCAGATCGAGCAGTTTCGGGTCCACTTTGCTGACCGTGACGTCCATGCGAAAATTCCTACTGCAACAGGGAATCGGTGTCGCCGGAGCCGGCGAGCACGATCTTGACGATGGCGATGAAGGTTTCGGCGCGGGTCTTCAGGTCGGGCGCTTCGAGAAGGGCCTGTTTCTCGGCCGGATCGAAGGGCGCCATCATCGACAGCGAATTGACCAGCATCATGTTGTCGGCTCGCTCGACGCTTTCCCAATCCGCTTCCAACTTATTGGCCTCCAGATAGGCACGGAAAGCCGAAAGCAGCGCCGGGCGATCGACCGTGCCTTCCTCATGATGGGATTTCAGGTCGGAGATGAAGGGGGTGATGCGGAATGTGCGATAGGGCTGGTGGGCGGTGATTTCATCCATCAGCCGGAAACGGCATATGCCCGTCAGCGCGGCGATATAACGACCGTCGCCAGTCTCCGAGAGGGAGGTGATGCGCCCGAGGCAGCCGACATGCGCCAGATTGGATGATTCCGGCGGCTCTCCCAGCGCCGGCTGGATCATGCCGATCAAACGATTTCCGGCGATGGCCGCATCGAACATGGCGAGATAGCGCGGCTCGAAGACATTCAGCGGCAATTGAGCCCCGGGCAGCAGCAACGCACCGGACAGGGGAAAGACAGCAACTGATTCGGGCAGATCGCTTGGCTTCAAATATCTGGCATTGCCGACTTGCATCTCTTCCATCCCGCCAAAGCATGTCGCGCAAATATGCAGCGGTTTTGCGACAGCGACATGCGCAAAATCAAAGACCTAAAGTGCGAAAAGCGAAGCCGAGAGATCGCGACGCATTTTAGATCGCCGCGCAGAAACGACACACATCGCGGTCATCGCCCCCTTTTCGCGCCGTCATCGATAATGTGAGCCCGTCTGCCGAAAACACAAGAGCATTTTCAATGAAAACTCCGAGATGCCCGCTTGAAGCACACGACTGCAGGATACCTGACACCGTCGTCTAACAAGCGATCGCGCGAAAAGGTTCCGCACGATCACCACACCTCGAGGAAACAGACACTTTACGAAAACAGAATGGAGGAAAGCTTGCGCCGCGCCGCGATCGTGGCCGGGTCCTTGGCGCCCCATACCTCGAAGAATTCCAAAAGCTGGCGGCGTGCGCCGTCGTCGTCGTAGCTGCGGTCCTTGCGCATGACGGCAAGCAGATGATCGGCCGCCTCCTCGCGCTTGCCTTCGACATTGCGGATCTTGGCGAGCTTGATGCGCTGCTCGTGATTGTCGGGGTTGGCGGCCAGTTCACGTTCGATCGCCACGGGATCGCCAAGTTTGCGGGCCTCGTCGATCTGGTCGAGCTTCTTCACCACGGCCTGGATGCCGGCATCGTTGGCAAGCGTCTCCGGCAGGTCGGCAAGCGCCTCGCGGGCGCGCTGGCTCTGGCCGGCGGCGATCATGCATTCGGCCATGCCGGCGAGCGCCTTGGCATTTTCCGGGTCCGCCTGCAGCACCGCACCGAAGAGCTCGGCGGCACCATTGACATCACCGGCGG
The Rhizobium sp. 11515TR DNA segment above includes these coding regions:
- a CDS encoding MFS transporter, which gives rise to MPRLRYRYRDPITLSAPIAWMPFRSPIVRAVAALSLTQLIGWGSTFYLPAVIGPAMAHELGVGLPMVMAGPTIMLVVMAMVSWPLSSIFERHGARPIMTWGGALGAGGLLILGLAHGPILYILSWLTLGLAGTCMLTTPAQIAVSEIAGDTARRALGVLILAGGLTSTIVWPLTGLLQDQWGWRATTLFFAALMLFVCAPLHWTTLARQPKEKSAKKAALEPAPIHEPSFTLLAASFAANGFVTWGFALTIIILFEAAGLDHASALAAAAFIGIARWAGRMVDLLGSRRWSGFTIGLTGSALFPLSFAVLLLSNSFTGAMLFATLYGIASGITAVTRATLPLQIFPTGTYARASARLAVPLNLSYAAAPPLFTTAVTYAGPQAALWLAMAISSIAYCTLLSLLLVHRRVNDTSQPS
- a CDS encoding LON peptidase substrate-binding domain-containing protein gives rise to the protein MQVGNARYLKPSDLPESVAVFPLSGALLLPGAQLPLNVFEPRYLAMFDAAIAGNRLIGMIQPALGEPPESSNLAHVGCLGRITSLSETGDGRYIAALTGICRFRLMDEITAHQPYRTFRITPFISDLKSHHEEGTVDRPALLSAFRAYLEANKLEADWESVERADNMMLVNSLSMMAPFDPAEKQALLEAPDLKTRAETFIAIVKIVLAGSGDTDSLLQ
- a CDS encoding ubiquinone biosynthesis hydroxylase, with the translated sequence MLDMLVVGGGYVGLAAAVAVKQAAPHLDVMIVEAAPETAWKKDMRASAIIAAASKMLDVLGVWNEIAPEAEPITRMVVTDSRTGDPVRPVFLTFDGEVAEGQPFAHMVPNLTMVGALRGACERLGIPIKHGLSATVFATDDNKTTLTLSDGSTLETRLLVACDGVRSKLRDMAGIKTVNWDYGQSGIVVTVEHERPHGGCAEEHFLPSGPFAILPLKNNRSSLVWTERTSDAERLVASDDLVFEEELERRFGHKLGALHAIGERRAFPLGLTLARAFVAPRFALAGDAAHGIHPISGQGLNLGFKDVAALAETIVEADRLGLDIGSINTLERYQTWRRFDTFRMGVTTDVLNRLFSNDNTPLRIARDFGLGIVDRLPSLKSFFIGQAAGTTAKDNPRLLTGEAI
- a CDS encoding Trm112 family protein, encoding MDVTVSKVDPKLLDLLVCPLTKGRLSYDREKNELISENARLAYPIRDGIPIMLISEARRIED
- a CDS encoding LysR substrate-binding domain-containing protein, translating into MQERHRISLNAIRVFAIVARTGSLTAAGSELGVTSGAVSHQLKKLEDELGVIFFRRGNNTVSLTEIGRRFYQEVAPAIGLIERSAEALYRDENEIGVHATTSLALRWLIPSLDRFRALCPQVRVRVETSSARGFPAVPDSDVSIRHFRIGEVAEGWEFLARDLRRPVVSPGLLAKDANHREIAVSRLPALQCCVGNWDWQLWCEAFRLSPADLSFGHAFDTDDAALHACVAGLGVLLAPTILTGREMKSGALINLPGYEPVETGTYRYRRRSESRAVRQFCSWMDAEMRNLA